A genomic window from Streptococcus sanguinis includes:
- a CDS encoding DUF4299 family protein — translation MSISFYIQNRKGLFSYKAVETPLSLVSLVEGLEVVGLEGDKAYQSLGQVGTFLAVYWEGAGRGFEVYYLPDRETYQIRVLTPSTVGDWKGAILFMSRLAQKMKQDIVDEYGTTYTADGIFNIDFEADILYGLNDARVAAAPMHVFEGYAHDLYMSQEKLLELFKAEDPVEEFGRQMAEMQQVQSQFSTPKYYKDQGGKYLGSYVLAEGVDTVLPTQPMPKGYLVKEMIESGASQDMEWHLHILIEDASSPQGYKYLTTKDLKDFLEKIPDTHRTYLDSSQIRIQPLNRLELEAILAQLPDGEPKF, via the coding sequence ATGAGTATTTCTTTTTACATTCAGAATCGAAAGGGCTTGTTTAGCTATAAGGCGGTCGAAACACCCTTGTCTTTGGTTTCCTTGGTAGAAGGGCTTGAGGTTGTAGGCCTCGAGGGCGATAAGGCTTATCAATCCTTGGGACAGGTCGGAACTTTTCTGGCTGTCTATTGGGAAGGGGCAGGCCGAGGGTTTGAAGTTTATTATCTGCCAGACCGAGAAACCTATCAGATCCGCGTCTTGACACCATCGACTGTGGGTGACTGGAAAGGGGCCATTCTCTTTATGAGTCGTTTGGCTCAAAAGATGAAGCAGGATATTGTCGATGAATACGGCACCACTTATACTGCTGACGGGATTTTTAATATTGATTTTGAAGCGGATATTCTCTATGGCCTGAACGATGCCAGAGTGGCAGCTGCGCCTATGCATGTTTTCGAAGGCTATGCTCATGATTTGTACATGTCGCAGGAAAAGCTTCTGGAACTATTCAAGGCTGAAGATCCTGTGGAGGAGTTTGGCAGGCAGATGGCTGAGATGCAGCAGGTTCAGAGTCAATTTTCTACTCCTAAGTATTATAAGGATCAGGGTGGGAAATACCTGGGTTCTTATGTTCTGGCAGAAGGAGTGGATACAGTCCTTCCTACTCAGCCCATGCCCAAGGGCTACCTGGTTAAAGAGATGATTGAGAGCGGTGCTAGTCAAGACATGGAATGGCATCTCCATATCCTGATAGAGGATGCCAGCAGTCCGCAGGGCTATAAATATCTGACAACAAAGGATTTAAAAGATTTTTTGGAGAAGATTCCAGACACTCACCGCACTTATCTGGATTCCAGTCAGATTCGGATTCAGCCACTCAATCGGCTGGAACTGGAAGCTATTTTGGCTCAACTTCCCGATGGAGAACCGAAGTTTTAG
- a CDS encoding phosphorylase, producing MILEEFDQSRKAIINPKDLNESIEGFPETAVSCFARETFARMLADFEHELITTTSMANIEIPIYRIFADGRELALFNAPVGASACVAILEDLIAFGMKKLVLFGTCGILDEEIKETSVIIPTEALRDEGTSYHYQPASREQEVNLGLKDFLTAFLDERGISHSKGKVWTTDGIYRETPAKLRQRKAEGAICVDMECSAVAALAAFREIIVCQFFYAADHLSEEAWDMRNLANHADLDEKDKIANLAIQIALAL from the coding sequence ATGATACTTGAAGAATTTGACCAAAGTCGCAAGGCCATCATCAACCCAAAAGACTTGAATGAATCCATAGAGGGTTTTCCAGAGACGGCTGTTTCCTGTTTTGCCAGAGAGACTTTTGCGCGGATGCTAGCGGATTTTGAGCATGAACTGATTACGACGACCAGCATGGCTAATATTGAAATTCCTATCTATCGTATTTTCGCGGATGGACGGGAACTGGCTCTCTTCAATGCACCGGTTGGAGCTTCGGCCTGTGTGGCTATTCTGGAAGACCTGATTGCTTTTGGCATGAAGAAGCTGGTGCTTTTCGGTACTTGCGGTATCTTGGATGAGGAGATTAAGGAAACGTCTGTCATTATCCCGACGGAGGCCCTGCGTGATGAGGGGACTAGCTATCACTACCAGCCAGCTAGCCGTGAGCAGGAAGTCAATCTTGGCTTGAAAGATTTTTTGACGGCTTTTCTGGATGAGCGCGGGATTTCCCATAGCAAGGGCAAGGTCTGGACGACAGACGGCATTTACCGTGAGACACCAGCTAAACTCCGTCAGAGAAAGGCTGAGGGAGCTATCTGTGTGGATATGGAATGCTCAGCTGTAGCGGCCTTAGCAGCTTTTCGAGAGATAATCGTCTGCCAGTTCTTTTATGCAGCCGACCACTTGTCTGAGGAAGCTTGGGATATGCGCAACTTAGCCAATCATGCAGACTTAGACGAAAAAGATAAGATTGCCAATCTCGCGATTCAAATCGCTCTGGCACTATAG
- a CDS encoding rhodanese-related sulfurtransferase, giving the protein MAKDIRVLLYYKYVPIENAEKFAADHLAFCKSIGLKGRILVADEGINGTVSGDYETTQKYMDYVHSLPGMEDLWFKIDEENEQAFKKMFVRYKKEIVHLGLEDNDFDNDINPLETTGAYLSPKEFKEALLDEDTVVLDTRNDYEYDLGHFRGAIRPDIRNFRELPQWVRDNKEKFMDKRVVVYCTGGVRCEKFSGWMVREGYKDVGQLHGGIATYGKDPEVQGELWDGKMYVFDERISVDINHVDPVVIGKDWFDGTPCERYVNCGNPECNRRILTSEENEDKYLRGCSHECRIHPRNRYVAENDLSQAEVVERLAAIGESLETLVAQ; this is encoded by the coding sequence ATGGCAAAAGATATTCGCGTCCTACTTTACTACAAATATGTTCCGATTGAGAATGCTGAGAAATTTGCAGCTGATCATCTGGCCTTCTGTAAATCTATCGGTCTTAAAGGCCGTATCTTGGTAGCAGATGAGGGAATCAATGGAACGGTTTCTGGTGATTATGAAACCACTCAAAAATACATGGATTATGTGCACAGCCTTCCGGGCATGGAAGACCTTTGGTTCAAGATTGACGAAGAAAACGAACAAGCTTTCAAGAAAATGTTTGTTCGCTACAAGAAAGAAATCGTGCACTTGGGCTTGGAAGACAATGATTTTGATAATGACATCAACCCGCTGGAGACGACAGGAGCTTACTTGTCACCTAAGGAATTTAAGGAAGCGCTCTTGGACGAAGACACTGTTGTCCTAGATACTCGTAACGACTATGAGTACGATTTGGGTCACTTCCGTGGGGCCATTCGTCCAGACATCCGTAACTTCCGCGAATTGCCGCAATGGGTCCGTGATAACAAAGAGAAGTTCATGGACAAGCGCGTGGTTGTTTACTGTACCGGTGGTGTTCGTTGTGAGAAATTCTCAGGCTGGATGGTGCGTGAAGGCTACAAGGATGTCGGCCAGCTTCATGGCGGTATCGCGACTTACGGCAAGGATCCAGAAGTTCAAGGTGAGCTTTGGGACGGCAAGATGTATGTCTTTGATGAGCGTATCTCCGTTGATATCAACCATGTTGATCCAGTCGTGATTGGGAAAGACTGGTTTGACGGGACTCCTTGCGAGCGCTATGTCAACTGTGGCAATCCAGAGTGTAACCGCCGCATCTTGACTTCAGAAGAAAATGAAGACAAGTACCTCCGTGGCTGTTCTCACGAATGCCGCATTCATCCTCGCAACCGCTATGTGGCTGAAAACGACCTGAGTCAAGCAGAAGTGGTGGAGCGTTTGGCTGCGATTGGAGAAAGCTTGGAAACACTAGTGGCTCAGTAA
- a CDS encoding CPBP family intramembrane metalloprotease: MTWWKRLIWVGCAFLALALYMLPMLFQQLAITYQFPKQWTIGLGLSMIFLVLLVFVVVAKKTGILSQSGKIFQKGDGKRIALGLLGMLLTSVLGRVLLRWLHGEVTTANQASLMEEFRRGNAMLLAIMLGVLAPIAEEIIFRGIIPLKIFKGYESWGYIIGGLLFALFHGPTNIMSFVIYGGASVILTLLAYRTRRLEVSIAVHMINNGLPAILMLLIPILGVEV; the protein is encoded by the coding sequence ATGACTTGGTGGAAACGATTGATCTGGGTTGGCTGCGCTTTTTTAGCCTTAGCCTTGTATATGCTCCCTATGCTGTTTCAGCAGCTAGCAATAACTTATCAATTTCCCAAACAATGGACTATTGGTCTTGGGCTTTCGATGATTTTTCTAGTTTTGCTGGTCTTTGTCGTGGTAGCAAAGAAAACTGGAATCTTATCCCAGTCTGGAAAAATCTTTCAAAAAGGAGACGGGAAGCGAATTGCTCTAGGTCTCTTAGGCATGTTGCTCACATCTGTCCTTGGGAGGGTATTACTCCGTTGGCTACATGGAGAAGTGACAACGGCTAATCAGGCATCTTTGATGGAGGAGTTCCGAAGGGGAAATGCGATGTTGTTGGCCATCATGCTTGGTGTTTTAGCGCCTATCGCAGAAGAAATTATTTTCCGTGGTATCATCCCTCTAAAAATCTTTAAAGGCTATGAAAGCTGGGGCTATATCATAGGCGGACTGCTCTTTGCGCTTTTTCATGGCCCAACCAATATCATGTCTTTTGTGATTTATGGTGGTGCCTCTGTGATTTTGACCTTGCTGGCTTATCGAACTCGGCGCTTGGAAGTCAGTATCGCAGTTCACATGATAAATAACGGACTTCCTGCCATTCTTATGTTGTTAATCCCTATTTTGGGAGTAGAAGTATAG
- a CDS encoding TfoX/Sxy family protein — protein sequence MAYSESLAQQVRAILATELPPHVFEEEVEEKKMFGGLAFMVRGKMTVTVSSRSQELVMVRIGKEMEKQVLPKNGASVTLMKGRLYHGYIDLDAEGQKELSYWIKLALSYNQEMTQQDKK from the coding sequence ATGGCTTATAGTGAATCCTTAGCCCAGCAAGTCCGTGCCATTTTAGCTACTGAACTTCCTCCTCATGTTTTTGAAGAAGAGGTAGAAGAGAAGAAGATGTTTGGTGGTTTGGCTTTTATGGTCCGAGGTAAGATGACCGTTACTGTGAGTTCGAGAAGTCAAGAGCTTGTCATGGTACGCATCGGTAAGGAAATGGAAAAGCAGGTCCTGCCCAAAAATGGTGCTAGTGTGACGTTAATGAAGGGCAGGCTTTATCATGGCTATATTGATTTAGATGCCGAAGGACAAAAAGAACTGTCTTACTGGATCAAGCTAGCCTTGTCCTACAATCAGGAGATGACGCAGCAGGATAAAAAGTAA